The Neobacillus sp. PS3-34 genome has a window encoding:
- the rnmV gene encoding ribonuclease M5, which translates to MKIKEIIVVEGKDDTTAIKRAVDADTIETNGSAINDETIEKIRLAQQTRGVIVFTDPDFPGEKIRKTIAEKVPGCKHAFIEKEDAIAKRGKGLGVEHASTQLIREALKDAHLMHMDITEEISQEDLMVAGLIGGEGSKERRTKLGRLLKIGYTNGKQLHKRLMMFQVSKEDFAEALDAIRKEEQDA; encoded by the coding sequence ATGAAGATAAAAGAGATTATTGTGGTTGAAGGGAAAGATGATACAACCGCAATTAAAAGGGCTGTAGACGCCGATACGATTGAGACGAACGGTTCTGCCATAAATGATGAAACAATTGAAAAGATCAGGCTTGCCCAGCAAACCCGAGGGGTTATCGTTTTTACCGATCCTGATTTTCCAGGGGAAAAGATCCGTAAAACGATTGCGGAAAAAGTGCCGGGCTGCAAGCATGCTTTTATAGAGAAAGAAGATGCCATCGCCAAAAGAGGCAAAGGCCTTGGTGTGGAGCATGCCAGCACTCAATTGATCAGAGAGGCTTTAAAGGATGCACATTTAATGCATATGGACATTACGGAAGAAATCTCTCAGGAAGATTTAATGGTTGCTGGTCTTATCGGGGGAGAAGGATCGAAAGAAAGACGGACTAAACTTGGCCGGCTTTTAAAAATCGGCTATACAAATGGCAAGCAGCTGCATAAACGGCTGATGATGTTTCAGGTCAGCAAAGAGGATTTTGCAGAGGCCCTGGATGCCATACGTAAGGAGGAGCAGGATGCATAA
- a CDS encoding anti-sigma-F factor Fin family protein, which produces MAIHYHCRHCGTNMGSIDRLSIHSEALGFHKLSESERQEMVSYDQAGEIHVTSICEDCQEALNRNPDYHQYDFLIH; this is translated from the coding sequence GTGGCAATACATTACCACTGCCGCCATTGCGGGACAAATATGGGTTCAATTGACCGTTTATCTATTCACAGTGAGGCACTTGGTTTTCATAAGCTTTCAGAAAGCGAAAGACAGGAAATGGTCTCTTATGACCAAGCTGGCGAAATTCACGTAACATCCATTTGTGAGGATTGCCAGGAGGCATTAAACCGAAACCCGGATTATCACCAATATGATTTTCTAATTCATTAG
- the yabG gene encoding sporulation peptidase YabG — protein MDIKKMDIVGRRSYNCDILFRVMDIGEKNGKKIAILYGEDFRIVADAPCEDLVVIDQNMRKQFTEEFRSLEEQSLRLFRQDVDLIKQKQEYETTDGYARPTNYFQIPGKVLHMDGDPAYLKKCLAIYEKIGVPVYGIHCSEKDMPTRVGQLIDYYRPDILVITGHDAYSKAKGKMTDINAYRHSKHFVQTVLEARKKFPHLDQLVIFAGACQSHFESLIQAGANFASSPSRINIHALDPVYIVAKISFTPFMERINVWDVLRNTLTGEKGLGGIETKGVLRTGMPYKPTHDDEE, from the coding sequence GTGGATATTAAAAAGATGGATATTGTCGGCAGGCGATCATATAACTGTGATATTCTTTTTCGGGTTATGGATATTGGAGAGAAAAACGGAAAAAAAATCGCAATCTTATATGGAGAAGATTTTCGTATAGTGGCGGATGCACCTTGTGAAGATTTAGTCGTCATCGACCAAAATATGAGAAAGCAGTTTACAGAAGAATTCAGATCTTTAGAAGAACAATCCCTTCGCCTTTTTCGCCAGGATGTGGATTTAATAAAGCAAAAGCAGGAATATGAAACGACGGATGGATATGCAAGGCCGACTAATTATTTTCAAATTCCCGGAAAGGTGCTTCACATGGATGGAGACCCGGCATATTTAAAAAAGTGTTTGGCGATCTACGAAAAAATTGGTGTGCCGGTATATGGGATTCACTGCAGTGAAAAGGATATGCCGACGAGGGTTGGACAGCTGATTGATTATTATCGGCCAGATATCCTGGTCATTACCGGACATGATGCTTATTCAAAGGCAAAAGGGAAAATGACGGATATTAATGCTTACCGCCATTCAAAGCATTTTGTCCAAACGGTACTGGAAGCAAGAAAAAAGTTTCCCCATCTCGATCAGCTCGTCATTTTTGCCGGTGCCTGCCAATCCCATTTTGAGTCGCTCATCCAGGCAGGCGCAAATTTTGCAAGCTCACCTTCAAGAATCAATATCCACGCTCTCGACCCTGTGTATATAGTAGCCAAAATCAGCTTTACGCCGTTTATGGAGAGAATTAATGTTTGGGATGTGCTAAGAAACACGTTAACAGGAGAAAAGGGGCTTGGCGGGATTGAAACAAAGGGTGTTTTGAGAACAGGAATGCCCTACAAGCCAACACATGATGATGAAGAATGA
- a CDS encoding oligosaccharide flippase family protein, with protein MKPVNKSKDLLRGAFILMAAALITKILSAVYRIPFQNIVGDVGFYIFQQVYPFYGIAIVLATTGFPVVISKLFAEFKERKGLQEARHFMFITYVYLQLFGFACFLILYAGAGTIALWMGDTKLAILLKVVSIVYLTFPAVSLLRGYFQGIGDMVPTAVSQVAEQVIRVATILFLAYLFTSKGYSLYLVGGGPCLVL; from the coding sequence ATGAAGCCCGTGAACAAATCAAAGGATCTATTAAGGGGCGCCTTTATTTTGATGGCTGCAGCCTTGATAACCAAAATTTTAAGTGCTGTTTACCGTATACCCTTTCAGAATATTGTTGGGGATGTTGGTTTTTATATTTTTCAGCAGGTTTATCCTTTTTACGGTATTGCCATAGTGTTGGCTACAACGGGATTTCCGGTAGTCATTTCAAAGCTGTTCGCTGAGTTCAAAGAGCGGAAGGGTTTGCAGGAAGCACGCCATTTTATGTTTATTACATATGTTTATTTGCAATTATTCGGATTCGCATGTTTTTTGATCCTATATGCTGGTGCAGGAACAATCGCCCTTTGGATGGGGGATACCAAATTGGCCATTTTATTAAAAGTGGTCTCCATTGTTTATTTAACCTTTCCTGCTGTATCGCTATTAAGGGGTTACTTTCAGGGAATAGGCGATATGGTTCCAACCGCGGTGTCCCAGGTAGCCGAGCAAGTAATCAGGGTAGCTACGATTCTTTTCCTGGCCTACTTGTTTACCAGTAAGGGCTATTCCCTTTATCTTGTGGGCGGCGGGCCATGTTTGGTTCTGTAA
- the spoVT gene encoding stage V sporulation protein T has product MKATGIVRRIDDLGRVVIPKEIRRTLRIREGDPLEIFVDRDGEVILKKYSPISELGDFAKEYGEALYDSLGNPVLICDRDTYIAVAGGSKKDYLNKNISDLVEKTMEDRNSVLVNQQGEIALLDGNEESISAYTIGPIIANGDPIGAVIIFAKEGSLGEVEQKAVETAAGFLARQMES; this is encoded by the coding sequence ATGAAAGCAACTGGTATTGTTCGTCGAATCGATGATTTGGGTCGTGTTGTCATTCCCAAAGAAATACGCAGAACTTTACGTATTCGTGAAGGGGATCCGTTAGAAATATTTGTGGACAGGGATGGAGAAGTCATCTTAAAAAAGTATTCTCCTATCAGTGAATTAGGTGATTTTGCCAAGGAATACGGAGAAGCATTATACGACAGCCTAGGCAATCCTGTTCTGATCTGTGACCGGGATACTTATATTGCGGTTGCAGGCGGATCTAAGAAAGATTATTTAAATAAAAACATCAGTGATTTAGTAGAGAAGACCATGGAAGACCGCAATTCAGTCCTAGTAAATCAGCAGGGAGAAATCGCATTGCTTGATGGCAATGAGGAATCCATTTCTGCTTATACAATTGGACCTATCATTGCCAATGGAGATCCAATTGGAGCTGTCATTATTTTTGCAAAAGAAGGCTCTCTTGGTGAAGTGGAACAAAAAGCAGTTGAAACAGCAGCTGGCTTCTTAGCGAGACAGATGGAATCATAA
- the veg gene encoding biofilm formation stimulator Veg, with the protein MPKTLADIKMALDSNLGKRLLLKANGGRRKTIERSGVLAETYPSVFVIELDQDENAFERVSYSYADVLTETVQITFYEDAAGHVALS; encoded by the coding sequence ATGCCAAAAACCTTAGCCGATATTAAAATGGCTCTTGATTCAAACCTTGGGAAAAGACTGTTGCTAAAAGCAAACGGCGGACGCAGGAAGACGATTGAACGTTCCGGTGTTTTAGCAGAAACATATCCCTCTGTATTTGTAATCGAATTAGACCAGGACGAAAACGCATTTGAACGTGTATCCTACAGTTACGCGGATGTTTTAACAGAAACGGTTCAAATTACCTTCTATGAAGATGCAGCAGGACATGTAGCTTTAAGCTAA
- the yabP gene encoding sporulation protein YabP: MSQYYETNTTKGTVPDHDLIMRGRKLLDITGVKQVESFDNEEFLLETVMGFLSIRGQNLQMKNLDVDKGIVSIKGKIFDLVYLDEQHGEKAKGFFSKLFR, from the coding sequence ATGAGCCAATATTATGAAACGAACACAACAAAAGGAACTGTTCCTGATCATGATCTAATCATGCGGGGAAGAAAACTGCTCGATATAACTGGCGTTAAACAGGTTGAAAGCTTTGATAATGAAGAATTTCTCCTGGAGACGGTGATGGGTTTCCTTTCAATCCGGGGCCAAAACCTCCAGATGAAAAACCTGGATGTCGATAAAGGGATTGTTTCAATCAAAGGGAAAATATTTGATTTAGTTTATTTGGATGAGCAGCATGGGGAGAAAGCTAAAGGATTCTTTAGCAAATTATTCCGATGA
- the yabQ gene encoding spore cortex biosynthesis protein YabQ, which produces MTLSTQFLTMLSMIGMGALFGVMLDTYQRFLQRPKRKSWIVFINDLLFWIIQALFVFYVLFLANNGELRFYIFIALLCGFAAYQSLLRDIYRKLLELLITAVVAVYRFIKGAIHLLVYKPVMGLIQLLIALFLLIGRGLFTLVKFLFKVLLLLIKVLLKPFGKILLLFWKFLPKNLKKTVEKLYNVLAGSFMKIKNYVYRWFSKWKRKN; this is translated from the coding sequence ATGACTCTTTCGACGCAATTTTTAACAATGCTATCCATGATCGGAATGGGAGCGCTGTTTGGTGTGATGCTAGATACGTATCAACGTTTCCTGCAGCGCCCAAAAAGAAAAAGCTGGATCGTCTTTATAAATGATTTGCTTTTTTGGATCATTCAGGCATTATTTGTTTTTTATGTGTTGTTTCTGGCGAACAATGGTGAATTGCGGTTTTATATTTTTATTGCTCTTCTCTGCGGATTTGCGGCTTACCAGAGCTTACTCCGGGATATATATCGCAAGCTGCTTGAACTGCTTATAACGGCGGTGGTGGCGGTTTATCGATTTATAAAGGGCGCAATTCACCTTTTGGTATATAAGCCAGTTATGGGCCTAATCCAACTATTAATAGCCTTATTTTTATTAATTGGCAGGGGGCTTTTTACCCTTGTCAAATTTCTATTTAAAGTTTTATTATTATTAATTAAGGTGCTATTGAAGCCATTTGGAAAAATCTTATTATTATTTTGGAAGTTTTTGCCGAAAAACCTTAAAAAAACAGTCGAGAAGTTATATAATGTTTTGGCAGGAAGTTTTATGAAAATCAAGAATTATGTTTATAGATGGTTTAGTAAGTGGAAAAGAAAGAATTGA
- a CDS encoding small, acid-soluble spore protein, alpha/beta type: protein MARRRGIMSDRFKEELAKELGFYDVVQTEGWGGIRARDAGNMVKRAIELAEQQLLNKR from the coding sequence ATGGCCAGAAGAAGAGGAATCATGTCTGATCGTTTTAAAGAGGAGCTTGCCAAGGAACTCGGCTTTTATGATGTCGTTCAAACAGAAGGATGGGGCGGTATTCGTGCCAGAGATGCCGGCAATATGGTGAAGAGAGCCATAGAGCTTGCCGAACAGCAGTTACTCAATAAGCGATAA
- a CDS encoding S1 domain-containing RNA-binding protein, translated as MSIEVGSKLQGKVTGITNFGAFVELPEGSTGLVHISEVADNYVKDINEHLKVGDQVEVKVINVEKDGKIGLSIKKAKDRPEPPKSHSHSQRPRQGRTNDRNARPENFESKVAKFLKDSEDRLSSLKRNTESKRGGRGARRG; from the coding sequence ATGTCAATTGAAGTAGGCAGCAAGTTACAAGGTAAAGTAACAGGGATTACTAATTTCGGAGCGTTTGTGGAGTTGCCGGAAGGTTCGACGGGACTTGTACACATCAGCGAAGTCGCAGATAATTATGTTAAGGATATCAACGAACACTTAAAAGTTGGCGATCAAGTAGAAGTGAAAGTCATCAACGTCGAGAAAGATGGCAAGATTGGTTTATCAATCAAAAAGGCAAAGGACCGTCCAGAACCGCCAAAATCACATTCACATTCGCAACGTCCTCGTCAGGGCAGAACGAACGATCGGAATGCAAGACCGGAAAATTTCGAGTCTAAAGTGGCTAAATTTCTTAAAGACAGTGAAGATCGTTTGTCTTCCTTAAAAAGAAACACGGAATCGAAGCGTGGAGGAAGAGGGGCTAGACGAGGCTAA
- the pth gene encoding aminoacyl-tRNA hydrolase, translated as MKLIVGLGNPGRQYAKTRHNIGFEVIDELSVRFHIPLDQSKLKGIYGIGFYNGEKVLLLKPLTYMNLSGESIRAVMDYYGIDLDDLLLIYDDLDLPVGKIRLRQKGSAGGHNGIKSTVAHIGTQQFNRIRVGIDRPTNGMSVPDYVLGNFLKDEQPVIQEAVIRSADACEAWLKKPFLQVMNEYNQ; from the coding sequence GTGAAATTAATAGTTGGCTTAGGAAATCCGGGAAGGCAATATGCAAAAACTAGGCATAATATCGGATTTGAAGTGATTGATGAACTTTCAGTACGTTTTCATATTCCTCTTGATCAGTCAAAACTAAAGGGGATTTATGGGATTGGTTTTTATAATGGTGAGAAAGTCCTTTTATTAAAACCGCTTACATATATGAATTTGTCTGGTGAATCCATTCGTGCTGTCATGGATTATTATGGGATAGATTTGGATGATCTGCTACTGATATACGATGACCTCGATCTGCCAGTAGGAAAAATCAGGCTTCGCCAAAAAGGAAGTGCTGGCGGTCATAATGGGATTAAGTCGACAGTGGCACATATAGGAACCCAGCAATTTAATCGGATTCGCGTTGGGATTGACCGGCCAACTAACGGAATGAGCGTGCCGGATTATGTCCTTGGGAATTTTCTTAAGGATGAACAGCCTGTCATTCAGGAGGCAGTAATAAGAAGTGCAGATGCATGCGAGGCATGGCTTAAAAAGCCATTTCTGCAGGTAATGAATGAATATAATCAGTAA
- the purR gene encoding pur operon repressor, whose protein sequence is MKFRRSERLIDMVTYLLEHPRQLISLTYFAERYASAKSSISEDLGIIKETFERRGIGTLQTVPGAAGGVKFFVKVSEEEARPFVQELCNLIATPDRLLPGGYLYLTDILGNPTIVQKAGRIIASAYANTPIDVVMTVATKGIPLAYAVASQLNVPVVIVRRDSRVTEGPTVSINYVSGSAKRIQTMVLSKRSLAEGSRVLIVDDFMKAGGTVMGMKSLLEEFKAHVAGIAVLVEAEKIEERLVDEYLSLVQLSNVDVREKKINVNEGNYFKKK, encoded by the coding sequence ATGAAATTTCGTCGCAGTGAACGATTGATTGATATGGTAACTTATTTGCTCGAACACCCGCGCCAGCTCATTTCTCTTACCTATTTTGCCGAACGTTATGCTTCTGCCAAATCCTCCATAAGCGAGGATCTTGGAATTATTAAAGAGACGTTTGAGCGAAGAGGGATTGGAACACTTCAAACGGTTCCGGGTGCTGCAGGAGGAGTCAAATTCTTTGTCAAGGTCAGCGAGGAAGAGGCAAGACCTTTTGTACAGGAACTTTGTAATTTAATTGCCACTCCAGACAGGCTTTTGCCTGGAGGATATTTATATTTAACCGATATACTAGGCAATCCAACGATTGTGCAGAAGGCAGGACGCATTATCGCATCTGCATATGCCAATACCCCTATTGATGTCGTCATGACTGTTGCGACAAAAGGCATTCCGCTTGCATACGCAGTAGCAAGCCAGCTTAATGTGCCAGTCGTGATCGTCAGAAGGGACAGCAGGGTAACGGAAGGTCCGACTGTCAGTATTAATTATGTATCAGGATCGGCTAAACGGATTCAGACGATGGTTCTTTCAAAAAGGAGCCTTGCAGAAGGATCACGTGTGCTGATTGTTGATGATTTTATGAAGGCTGGCGGAACGGTTATGGGAATGAAAAGTTTATTGGAAGAGTTCAAGGCCCATGTTGCAGGCATAGCTGTATTGGTAGAGGCAGAAAAAATAGAAGAGCGCCTTGTCGATGAGTATTTATCGCTTGTTCAGCTTTCCAATGTGGATGTAAGAGAAAAAAAGATAAATGTTAACGAGGGTAATTATTTTAAAAAGAAATAG
- a CDS encoding RidA family protein — MLTRVIILKRNSRREPNENDSNKSPLQRSACSQGVIVNNMFYSSGQIPLTAEGNLVQGDIQEQALQVFKNLDAVLTAAGASFETVVKATVFIKNMDDFAALNEIYGQFFSSHKPARSCVEVARLPKDALVEIEVIALVK; from the coding sequence ATGTTAACGAGGGTAATTATTTTAAAAAGAAATAGCAGGAGGGAACCGAATGAAAACGATTCAAACAAATCGCCCCTGCAGCGATCGGCCTGTTCTCAGGGAGTTATTGTAAACAATATGTTTTATAGTTCCGGACAGATTCCACTGACCGCAGAAGGGAATTTGGTGCAAGGGGATATCCAGGAACAGGCACTGCAAGTATTTAAAAATTTGGATGCTGTTTTAACGGCTGCCGGAGCTTCTTTTGAAACGGTTGTCAAGGCGACTGTGTTCATTAAGAATATGGACGATTTTGCAGCATTAAACGAAATTTATGGCCAATTTTTTTCAAGCCATAAGCCAGCACGGTCCTGTGTGGAGGTAGCACGTTTACCAAAAGACGCCTTGGTGGAAATCGAAGTGATAGCGCTCGTTAAATAA
- a CDS encoding RNA-binding S4 domain-containing protein, whose translation MRLDKFLKVSRLIKRRTLAKEVSDQGRITINGKEAKASSTVKLGDELTIRLGQRTVTARIDRLQETSRKEEAAEMYTIVNEERNSSNSFEE comes from the coding sequence ATGCGTCTCGATAAATTTTTAAAGGTGTCCAGGTTGATAAAAAGAAGAACATTGGCAAAAGAAGTATCCGACCAGGGAAGAATTACGATTAATGGAAAAGAGGCTAAAGCCAGTTCAACGGTTAAGTTGGGTGACGAGCTTACAATCCGCCTTGGCCAGCGTACGGTTACTGCAAGAATTGACCGCCTGCAGGAAACCTCAAGAAAAGAGGAAGCTGCTGAAATGTACACAATTGTTAATGAAGAAAGGAATTCCTCGAACAGCTTTGAAGAATAA
- a CDS encoding ubiquitin-like domain-containing protein: MKNLFSTSLSKKKLAIIFASFLVFAVSLGILFYEGSKKTVALTLNGQEKVIKTHADTIQEIFDELNIPIHSEDYVFPTASSRVKNNSEIVWKPAKQVQIVKGNEKKTVWTTTDTVAELLKEQNIVLTKYDHISPGTQEPIKSKMNIAIKNAISLTLKDGGHQKQVWSTSATVADFLTQQGIKLNKYDRVEPSLTAKIKENAVINVIRVEKVTDVVEEPVQFAVVTKKDAKLAKGKQKVVSEGKQGLISRNFEVILENGKMISRKLISEKKVREKQDKVVALGTRVLIAQVSRGESSGGKEFYVSSTAYTASCNGCSGHTATGINLHANPDAKVIAVDPSVIPLGTKVYVEGYGYAVAADTGSAINGYKIDVFFPSNSEAFRWGNRKVKIKILK; encoded by the coding sequence ATGAAAAACCTGTTTTCTACGTCTTTGAGTAAAAAGAAATTGGCCATCATTTTTGCTAGTTTCCTAGTTTTTGCAGTGTCTTTAGGAATTCTTTTTTATGAAGGATCGAAAAAGACGGTCGCATTGACTTTGAATGGCCAGGAAAAAGTCATCAAAACACATGCAGATACCATCCAAGAAATATTCGATGAACTTAATATACCCATTCACTCAGAAGACTACGTGTTTCCCACGGCAAGCAGCAGAGTAAAAAACAATTCAGAGATTGTCTGGAAACCAGCTAAACAGGTTCAAATTGTAAAAGGCAACGAGAAGAAAACGGTCTGGACAACAACCGATACGGTTGCTGAGCTCTTGAAAGAGCAGAATATTGTTCTAACCAAATATGACCACATTTCTCCAGGAACGCAGGAACCCATTAAAAGCAAGATGAATATTGCCATTAAAAATGCAATTTCTCTTACTTTGAAGGATGGCGGACATCAGAAACAGGTTTGGTCCACTTCGGCTACGGTCGCTGACTTTTTAACACAACAGGGTATTAAACTTAATAAATATGACCGAGTTGAACCGTCATTGACAGCAAAAATCAAAGAAAATGCTGTTATAAACGTTATTCGAGTAGAAAAAGTCACCGATGTAGTGGAAGAACCAGTTCAGTTTGCAGTTGTAACAAAGAAGGACGCAAAATTAGCAAAGGGAAAGCAGAAGGTTGTTTCTGAAGGGAAGCAAGGTCTCATTTCCAGGAATTTTGAAGTAATTCTTGAAAACGGCAAAATGATTTCGAGGAAACTGATTAGCGAGAAAAAGGTTAGAGAAAAGCAGGATAAAGTGGTGGCACTTGGAACAAGAGTACTCATTGCCCAGGTTTCCCGTGGAGAAAGCAGTGGAGGCAAAGAGTTTTATGTCAGCTCAACAGCCTATACAGCAAGCTGCAATGGCTGTTCAGGGCACACCGCTACAGGAATTAATCTGCATGCCAACCCGGATGCAAAAGTTATAGCTGTTGATCCGAGTGTCATTCCGCTTGGAACAAAGGTATATGTTGAGGGGTACGGTTACGCAGTTGCAGCAGATACGGGATCAGCAATTAATGGCTACAAGATAGATGTATTCTTTCCATCAAATTCTGAAGCCTTCCGCTGGGGCAACCGCAAAGTCAAAATTAAAATTCTAAAGTAG
- a CDS encoding 50S ribosomal protein L25/general stress protein Ctc, whose product MTTVLQAKERKELRHSALKKIREAGDIPAVIYGAKVESKPVSISSADLTKTIREVGRNGVISLDVDGSKHDVVLTHYQQNPIKNEFIHADFLAVDKSSKLTVDVTVVLTGDAAGVKDGGVMQQPLHQVSITTTPDSIPQTIEVDVTSLQVGETVTVADLKAQGKYVINHEEDEVIASILPPKQEEEINSGEQQDGGTPENEEGRETEASGE is encoded by the coding sequence ATGACTACTGTGCTTCAAGCGAAAGAACGCAAAGAGCTTCGGCATTCTGCATTAAAAAAAATTAGGGAGGCTGGCGATATACCAGCTGTAATATATGGAGCAAAGGTAGAAAGCAAACCAGTTTCCATCAGTTCTGCAGACTTAACGAAAACAATCCGTGAGGTAGGCAGGAATGGGGTTATCTCTCTTGATGTAGATGGCAGTAAACATGACGTTGTGCTGACGCATTATCAACAGAATCCTATCAAGAATGAATTTATCCATGCTGATTTCCTGGCTGTAGATAAATCTTCTAAGCTTACAGTCGATGTTACCGTGGTCCTCACTGGGGATGCGGCAGGTGTTAAAGACGGTGGAGTTATGCAACAGCCGCTTCATCAAGTATCGATAACGACTACTCCGGATTCAATTCCGCAAACAATCGAAGTCGATGTTACAAGCCTTCAGGTAGGTGAAACGGTGACGGTAGCCGATCTTAAGGCACAGGGCAAATATGTAATCAACCATGAAGAAGATGAAGTAATTGCCTCAATTCTTCCTCCAAAACAGGAAGAGGAGATAAATTCAGGTGAACAGCAGGATGGCGGTACCCCTGAAAACGAAGAAGGCAGAGAAACAGAAGCAAGCGGAGAATAA
- a CDS encoding polysaccharide biosynthesis C-terminal domain-containing protein: MVFPAAIILSGFPMKYAFNAALVPLFGTMGAAWATIISLAIITAFLGVKLRKVLPLKLLSIRFIGALIAASLAMILFLKGYLYLTGFIYSMIDSERMGAAVQSLSAVFLGGLLFLFIMIRSSVFHEEELALFPFGSKLILFLPKEDRSHKYVKHN; the protein is encoded by the coding sequence ATGGTGTTTCCGGCAGCCATTATCCTGTCGGGCTTTCCAATGAAGTATGCCTTTAATGCAGCACTTGTTCCCCTGTTTGGAACGATGGGCGCCGCATGGGCGACAATTATCTCTTTAGCAATCATCACTGCCTTTTTAGGAGTGAAATTGCGCAAAGTACTTCCTCTCAAACTTTTATCAATCCGATTTATAGGAGCTCTCATTGCTGCCTCACTTGCAATGATCCTGTTCTTGAAAGGTTATCTTTACTTAACAGGGTTCATTTACTCTATGATTGATTCAGAACGGATGGGGGCTGCAGTTCAATCACTAAGCGCTGTTTTTTTAGGCGGCTTGTTATTTTTATTCATAATGATTCGTTCCTCTGTTTTTCATGAAGAGGAACTGGCATTGTTTCCATTTGGCAGCAAACTGATTTTATTTTTGCCTAAAGAGGATAGGAGTCATAAATATGTCAAACACAATTGA
- a CDS encoding septum formation initiator family protein encodes MGAMRRRNVAKIESTYVKEKEYAEMETSRKRKLLIRRLGLFFTFAAFTAYFMISSILSQTAALEGKMAQKHQLEKDFSGLKKQQEYLKEDIVKLNDDDYIAKLARKEYFLSEKNEIIFNLPKDGKEK; translated from the coding sequence ATGGGTGCGATGCGCAGGCGGAATGTAGCAAAGATTGAATCAACATATGTGAAAGAGAAAGAATATGCAGAAATGGAAACATCCCGAAAAAGAAAGCTCCTGATAAGAAGGTTAGGGCTATTTTTCACCTTTGCCGCTTTTACCGCGTATTTTATGATTTCAAGCATTCTTTCGCAAACTGCTGCGCTCGAGGGTAAAATGGCGCAAAAGCATCAGCTGGAAAAAGATTTTTCAGGCTTAAAAAAGCAGCAGGAATACCTTAAAGAGGATATCGTAAAATTAAACGATGATGATTACATTGCTAAGCTGGCAAGGAAAGAGTATTTCTTATCGGAAAAAAATGAAATCATCTTTAACCTTCCGAAAGATGGAAAGGAAAAATGA
- the spoVG gene encoding septation regulator SpoVG — protein sequence MEVTDVRLRRVNTDGRMRAIASITLDNEFVVHDIRVIDGNNGLFVAMPSKRTPDGEFRDIAHPINSGTRGKIQEAVLAEYHRLGELEVEFEEAGAS from the coding sequence GTGGAAGTAACTGACGTAAGATTACGCCGCGTTAACACAGATGGACGGATGAGAGCAATTGCTTCAATTACTCTTGACAACGAGTTTGTAGTCCATGATATCCGTGTAATCGACGGCAACAACGGTTTGTTTGTAGCAATGCCTAGCAAGCGCACTCCAGATGGGGAGTTCCGTGATATCGCCCATCCAATCAATTCTGGAACACGTGGTAAAATCCAGGAAGCAGTTTTGGCAGAGTATCACCGTTTAGGGGAATTAGAAGTTGAATTTGAAGAAGCCGGAGCTTCCTAA